From Lactobacillus sp. PV012:
TAGGTTCAAGTGTGCTATATTTATCGTCATTTACCGCAATTTGTCTTGGATCATTTACAGTTTTAATGGCAATGTTACAGGGGTTATCTGAAAATGGTTTAGCAATAAAATATTTAATTTTTGGTTTAATTATCAAATTTATTGTGCAGTTACCAATGATTAGAATTTTTAAAATTTATGGTCCTTTAATTGCTACTAATATTAGTATGCTATTTGTAATTTGGCTCTGTTTAAAACATTTACATACTCAATATCATTACAATAATGATCGTGCAGCAAGAAGATTTGCTGGAACAGCCGTCTTTTCAGTAATAATGTTTTTGATTGTAACTATTGTTACTAAATTTGCAGGGAAAATTTTTAGCCCGCAGACACGCTTTGGTGCAATTATCCTTGTTATAATTGGAGTAGCAGTTGGAGCAATCTTCTATATCTTCATGACTTTAAAAACTAGTCTTGCTCAAAAGATCTTGGGGAATAAGGTTGAAGCGATTGCTCGTAAATTACATATTAATATTTAAAAATAGAAAAAGCCTTTCGATTAATTTCGAAAGACTTTTTTGTCTTTTCAAGTTTGAAAAGCGCCCCTGCCAAGGAACTTCAGTATATCATAAAAAATGAATTACTTAAAAATAGTACAAAAATTTTTGCTTAGAGTCAAAAGAGAGTAAAATTAAAACTGAGAATAAGAGAGGACATGATTTTATGAAAAAAGATACATACAAAACTTTAGTTGGTTTCCGTGATATTTGCTACAATGACTTCAATTTTGAAGTTGATGTTAAAAATTTTTATTTAGGTACTGATTCCTATAAAAAAATTAATGATATCCTAGTAAAGCATCAAGAAGATGATGAAAGTTTATTAACTTCTTTTGAAGAGGGAGCAGATATCTATCAAGATTATGGTAGAGAATATTTAAGCACAGCTACTAAGCGTGAAATTCAACATGATATTAATGCAGCACGTGAATTTAAAGATAATTTTGAAGGAAATAAAGATGACTTTGAAGATAGTTATAAGGCATTTTTAGATGAAAATTCTTTAAGTTATGCATTTGGCCCAAAGAGTAATCTTGATGAAGTACAAGCTGAATTAAATGAGGTAGAAACTGATCGAGTAATTATTTGGCAACGAAGAGAAAACGAATATATTCTATTGCCTCATACAGTCAAGAGTTTACAACGTATTCGTGATCGTATCACAAAAAGTCGTGATATTGATGATAAGGAATTGCGTCATGCAATGGAAAAATTATTTAATAATTTAAATAATTTCCTTGAACCATTCAGTGATCGTGATTTAGGTAAGCATGAAGATAATTTAACTGATCAACAAAAGAATGCAATTATGGATTTTGCCCTAGATGTTCAATTAGATGCACGTGAAGAAGGTGCAGAAAAAGTAGCAAAATTTGCATTGGAAACTGCTAAAAAAGATAATAATGAATAAAGAAAAAAGTCACTATTAAGTGACTTTTTCTTATAGTTGGCGATGTGGCAAAAGGGTGCGAGTGATTGGAAAATTAGTTCGATCAATTAAAGAAGTAAAGTTTTGGAAAAGCCAGCGTCTTAATTCTGCTGGGCTAATTACTAAAGGCATTCTAGGATGAGCAGCTAAAACAGTTTCGTTAGAGTTAGTAGTCGCAAGTGCAAAGTAATCATTATCGTAGATGCCCGCTAAAAAGGTCATGGGATAATCACTGGCTTTGAAGCTAAATTCTTCATGGTATTTTTTACCATTTTCCAGCGTGTAGGTAGAACGACTACTTTCAAAAAATTGGCTAGTAATCACAATACAGCGTTGACGTGCAAAAGAAGTATCCCACATTGATGGCTTAGTCTCATAAAAACGTTCAATGCGTGCATTATTTAAAACTTGATTAGGTTTAAATGGACTAGGGTAACCCCATTGTTTTACTTGAAGTTGCAGCTGATCATTTTGGTAAAGTAAAACTAAGCCCTGACGTTTAGGATAAACTTCTGTAAAAGTTTCAAATGGGGCTGTAGAAAAACTTGGTTTGACCAAAGGAAGTTGTAAATCATCCTTTAAGTAAGATTCAATTTCCTTAATTGGTGGTTGTTGAATATGACTACACATAATGGTTCTTCCTTTCTAAAAAATAGAATAAAAAAGCGACTAGAATACTAGCCGCAATCCGATGCCTCAAACAGGATTTGAACCTGCACTCACTTACGTGAACAGCGACCTGAACGCTGCGCGTCTGCCAATTCCGCCATTGAGGCAATATAACTCTATTTTACCAGAAAAATGATGTTTTTTAAATAAGTAAACTAAGGAATTAAAGTGATTATGGAAAAAATTAGGGAAGACATTTTAACAAAAGTAATCAAAAAAAGACGTAGTAATTCTCATAAAGGAAATTTTGGAAGAGTACTGTTAATTGGTGGAAATAAGAAATTTGGTGGCGCTATTATTATGGCTGCTGAAGGAGCATTAAATGCTGGGGCAGGCTTAGTCACTGTTGCAAGCGATGAAGCTAATTTGACAGCGTTACATACAAGAGATCCAGAGATAATGTTTTTGAATTGGAATGATGAATTAACCCTAGGTCAAATGATTGCCAAAGCAGATGTAATAGTGTGTGGTATGGGACTAGGAGAAGACCAACAGGCACAAAAGATTTTAAAATTAATAAAAAAACAGCTTACTAACAAGCAAACTATTTTATATGATGCTAGTGCTTTAGATTTAATTGCCAAATATAACGATTTATTAGCCTTGCAAGCGCAAACGATCATTTTGACTCCCCATCAAATGGAATGGGAACGTTTAAGTAAAATAAAGATCCCAGACCAAACGAATATTAATACCCAGGAAATTTTAAGAAAAATGTTTCCAAGTAGAAATGTAATTTTAGTTTTAAAGAGTAATCATACCCAAGTTTATTACCAAGATAAAATTTATAAAAATTACCTGGGAAATCCTGGAATGGCGACTGGTGGAATGGGTGACACCTTAGCTGGAATTATTGGAAGTTTTTGTGGGCAATTTGAAACAAGCATTGATACTGTAGCAGCTGCGGTTTATCTTCATTCTTTAGCGGGGGATGAAATTTATAAAAATAATTATTTAGTGCGTCCCACGAAGTTAAGTGCTAGTCTGCCCCGCTTGATGAAATTGCATCAGCAAAAATCTTAAAAGGCGATGCGGTTAAGACAGTTTTTTGCTAGAATTGAGAAGGACTTCATTTGAAAGGAAAAATTATGAAATTATCTAAAAAAATATCTTTCTTTTTTCTAACTTTGTTTCTATTTATTGGAATTGCTACAGTAGCTAATCCATCAGTAGAGGCAGCCACTATTGATAACTATCATCAAAATAATGTAAATTTAGATGTTAAAGCGGCCATTGCAATTGATGGCAAAAATGGGCAAGTATTATATGCAAAAAATGCTAATCAGGCCCTTCCAGTAGCTTCAATGTCTAAATTAATCACTATTTATTTAACTCTTCAAGCAATTAAAGATAAAAAAATTACCTGGAATCAAAAAGTTACCCCAACAAAGCAAATTGTAAAGGTAAGTAAAAATCCAGACTATTCAGGAGTGGAACTTAATTTAGGTCATACTTATACTATTCGCCAGTTATATCAATCAACATTAATTCAATCTGCTAATGGTAGCGCAATGCTTTTAGGAGAGGCAATTGCAGGATCACAAGTTAAATTTGTTAATCAAATGCGTAGCCTGCTAAAAAAATGGGGGATTAAGGATGCAAAAATATATACCCCAGATGGCTTGCCAAATTATACCCAAGGTGCAGATGCTTATCCTGGTGCAAGTAAAAATGCAGAAAATACTTTGTCAGCTAGTGACATGGCAATTGTAGTAGATAAATTACTGACAGATTTTCCTGAAGTAACAGAAACGACAAAGCTCTCTCATTTAGATTTTAATGATCATGGTAAAGTTACTAAAATGACTAGTTGGAATTGGATGTTGAAAGGCCTCTCGCAATACGATGCAGCTTTTCCATTAGATGGCCTAAAAACAGGAACCACTGATGCTGCAGGAGCATGTTTTGCAGGAACTATGGTTAAAAATGGCCGTCGCATCATCACAATAGTGATGGGGGCTAGTCACAAGGATGGGACAGATCCAAGTCGTTTTGTACAAACTAAGAAATTATTACAATATGTATTTTCTAACTACCAACTTTACATTTTAAAAAAGAACCAAACAATTTCTGGTGCTAAAACCGTTGCAGTACCTGAAGGAAAAGAACGAACTGCGAATTTGGTGCTCCAAAAAGATACTGGAATTTGGCTCTCTAAAAATGAAAAAGTAGTAGGTGTAGCAAATCCTAAAAGTATTTCTGCTCCTCAAGTTGCTGGTAAAAGGGTGGGTTCAATTGCTTTAAAAGCAATTCCAAGTATTAAAGATGCAGATGGGGTCCAATTACCAGCAACAGTGAAAACTAATGTAGAAAAAGCTAACTTTTTTGTAAGAATTTGGCGTAAGATCTTTGGTTAAGGTGCAGATTTAAATTTGAGAATTTTGAAAAAGTCACATATAATAATTAAAAAGAGCAGTAGTAATTATTGAAAAGAAGAATCTAAATTGAAACAAAATAGAATAGTGATAGCTATTGCAGTGGGAATTTTGTTAATAGCTGGAATAGTCTTTTTTCCAAAAATTAATATAGCGGATACTAATAGAAAAGTTGAATCTACAAAAGTAGTTAAGACAAGCACGCCAAAAAAATCAAAAAATGTGGCTCCTTACAAAGATCCCAAAGACTTGCGTCCAGAAGGAACTTGGAAGAAAAAAAGTGAAAAAAAGGCTCATCCAAATTTGCAACAAGTAAAGAATTTATGGATAAGAGTTTCTTTAAAGGGTAATCGAACTTATATTATGAGTGGCAAAAAGCCAATTTATACGATGCTCTCAACTGGTGGCTTGTATCATAATGGGAAATCAGATACGCCAACAGGTACTTACTATATTCAAGAAGAACGTGGACAAAAGTTTTATAACAAAAAATTAAAAGAAGGCGCCCGTTACTATGTTAGTTGGAAAGATCATGGCATTTACTTGTTCCACTCCGTGCCAACTAAACGTGGAGATAAAATTGATGTAAAAGAAGCTAATAAATTGGGTAAAACTCAAGGTTCTCATGGTTGTGTCAGATTAAGTTTACCCGATGCCAAGTGGCTAATGTATAACGTACCTTATGGAACTAAAGTGGTAGTAAAAGATTATTAATTAAGGGTTGGTTCTTATTTAAATACCTGTTATAATCTAATCACACAGGTCAAAAGTAGTAAGTAAAGAAGTTTAATAGCGAGTCTATGTTGGTGGAAGATAGACAAATGGTTTTACTGAAGGCGTGTTTGGCTAACAACTAAATTATTTTTAAGCGGATACTTTGTATCAATTAGAGTGGTACCGCGGGCTTTCCCGTCTCTTTCTATTTATTTAGAAAGAGACCTTTTTTATTTTACGAGGTGAATTTTTATGGATTTTAAACAAAAAGTAGTTGACTTAATTAATGAACAAGTTGATTTACCGAAGGGAAAAATCAACTTATTAATCGAACGTCCAAAAAATGAAAAAATGGGTGATTATGCTTTTCCAGCTTTTGCCTTAGCTAAAATTGAACATAAAAATCCAGTTGAAATTGCAAAAAATATTGCCGAAAATATTAGTGATGAAAATTTCACTAGTATTCAAGCAGTTGGCCCATATGTAAACTTTGCAATTAATCATGAAAAATTAGTAAAGTCAACTTTAGAAGACGTATTAACTGAAAAGCAAAACTATGCCAATCAAAAATTAGGTACTGGAAATGTTGCGATTGATATGTCATCCCCTAATATTGCTAAACCAATGTCAATGGGACATTTACGTTCAACAGTAATTGGTAATTCAATCTCTAAAATTATGAAAAAAGTTGGTTATACACCAATTAAAATTAATTATTTAGGGGACTATGGAACTCAATTTGGTAAATTAATCACTGCTTATAAGCTTTGGGGTAACGAAGAAGAAGTAAAAAAGGATCCAATTACTAATCTTTTCCACTACTATGTTAAGTTTCATGAAGAAGCAGAAAAGAATCCTGAATTAGAAGATGAAGGACGTGCCTGGTTTAAGAAGCTTGAAGAAGGAGATCCAGAAGCAGTTAAATTATGGAAGTGGTTTAGAGAAGTTTCTTTACAAGAATTCAACCGCATCTATAAAGAATTAGATGTTGATTTTGATTCATATAATGGTGAAGCTTTCTTTAATGATAAGATGACACCAGTAGTAGATGAGTTGAGAGAAAAAGATTTGCTTCACGAATCACGTGGTGCACAGGTTGTTGACTTAGGTGAAGATGAAAATCCAGCTTTAATTTTAAAATCAGATGGTTCAAGTCTTTACATGACTCGTGACTTAGCAGCTGCACTTTATCGCAAAAATCAATATGACTTTGTCATGTCACTTTATGTGGCAGGTAATGAACAAAGTGGCCACTTTAAGCAATTAAAACAAGTGTTAAAGAAAATGGGCTATGATTGGGCAGACGACATCCACCACATTCCATTTGGCTTAATTACTCAGGGAGGTAAAAAATTATCTACTCGTAAGGGTAATGTAGTTTTCTTGGATCAAGTTTTAAAAGATGCTGTTGACTTAGCACAAAAACAGATTGAAGAAAAGAATCCTAATTTAAATGATAAGGAAAAAGTTGCTCACGATGTTGGTGTTGGGGCAGTTGTTTTCCACGATTTAAAAAATGATCGTTTAGACAACTTTGATTTTGATTTACAAGAAGTTGTACGTTTTGAAGGAGATACTGGTCCTTACGTTCAATACACTAATGCACGTGCCCAAAGTATTTTGCGTAAAGCAAATAAGACCATTTCAATGGAAAGTTTAAGTTTAGATGATGATTGGGCTTTTGCCGTAGCAAAACAATTAGCAGATTTCCCAACAGTTGTTGCTAAGGCAGCTGAAAAATTTGAACCATCAATTATTGCTAAATATGCTCTTAGTCTAAGTAAAAAGTTTAATAAATATTATGCTAATGTCCGTATTTTAGAAGATGATGAGCAATTAAATGCCCGTTTAGCACTTGTACAAGCAACTTCAGTGGTATTAACAGAAGCATTACGTTTATTAGGTGTAAATGCACCACAAGAAATGTAAAAAGATAAAAATAATTTTTATTAGACTTAACTATGTTAATTTTTGCACAATTGGGTTAAACTAATAATGTAAGAAATATAGGAGGTTATTTCAAATGGCTTATTTTGTAAATGGTAACGAAATTTTTAAAGCTGCACGTAAGAACCACTACGCTGTTGGTGCATACAACACTAACAACCTTGAATGGACTCGTGCATTATTAAAGGGTGCTAAGGAAACTAGAACTCCATTATTAATTCAAGTTTCTACTGGTGCTGCTAAGTACATGGGTGGTTACAAGACTGTTAAGGATCTTGTTGAAAATGAAATGGATAACATGGACATCGATGTACCAGTTATCTTAAACTTAGACCACGGTGACTATGAATCAGCTAAGGAATGTATTGCACTTGGTTACTCATCAGTTATGTTTGATGGTCACAAGTTACCAGTTGAAGAAAACTTAGAAAAGACTAAGGAAATCGTTAAGTTAGCTCACGAACGTGGAATTTCTGTTGAAGCTGAAATCGGTAAAATTGGTGAAAACCAAGGTGCTGATGGTGGTGAATTAGCTTCTGTTGAAGATGCTAAAGCATTCGTAGCAGCTGGTGTTGATAAACTTGCTTGTGGTATTGGTAACATCCACGGTGTTTACCCAGAAGGCTGGAAAGGCTTAAACTTCACTCGCTTAAAGGAAATTGCTGAAGCTGTTCCTAACACTCCACTTGTATTACACGGTGGTTCAGGTATTCCTCAAGACCAAATTGAAAAGGCAATTCAATTAGGTATTGCTAAGATTAACATTAACACTGAATTCCAATTAGCATTCCAAGCTGCTACTCGTAAGTACATTGAAGACAAGATGGACTTAGACAAGGGTAACAAGGGTTACGACCCTCGTAAGCTTTTGAGAGCTGGTACTGATGCAATTACTGCTTCTATGAAAGAAATGATTTCATGGATGGGTACTGCTCCAATCGATTCTAAGGAATCTTCAGTACAATTTGATGAAGCTTCATTAAACGAAGAATAATTTAACTTATTAAAAAATAGATTTCGAGTTAATCGAAATCTATTTTTTTGCTTCAAATAAGGAAATAGTCTTCTTTTTAAAAGAAAAGGGAAGGTTAAGAGATAACTGGTAGGCAGTTAGGGCAAGAGCCTGACCAGCGGAATAATGTTGATTGTATAAAGGATCACCCAGAATAGGATAACCAATTGACTGTAAATGAACACGAATTTGATGTGTTCGCCCTGTTTCTAATTGTAATTTTAAAAGAGTATATTCAGTTGTTTGTTTAAGAACTTGGTAATGGGTAGTAGCAGGAAGACCAGTTGAAAGAGTGATCCTTTTTCGTTGGTCGCTTGGATCTTGCCCAATCGGAGCATTAATTGTCCCTTTTGAAGGTAAAGAAAAATCAGGCGCTACTTTTGCTAAGTATTGCCGGTTTAAAGTTTTGTCAATTAATTGTCGATTTAAAATTGGTACAACTGCTGGATTTTTAGCTACTAATAATAGCCCATGTGTCAACATATCTAAGCGATGTACAATGTAAGGGGAATAGCCTAAATAAGTACTGCAATCATTAAGGGCTGTATTATTTTCTCCTTGATTAGGGTGAGTTTTTTGCCCAGCGGGTTTATTGATTACCAA
This genomic window contains:
- a CDS encoding SOS response-associated peptidase family protein, which codes for MCSHIQQPPIKEIESYLKDDLQLPLVKPSFSTAPFETFTEVYPKRQGLVLLYQNDQLQLQVKQWGYPSPFKPNQVLNNARIERFYETKPSMWDTSFARQRCIVITSQFFESSRSTYTLENGKKYHEEFSFKASDYPMTFLAGIYDNDYFALATTNSNETVLAAHPRMPLVISPAELRRWLFQNFTSLIDRTNFPITRTLLPHRQL
- a CDS encoding NAD(P)H-hydrate dehydratase, which gives rise to MEKIREDILTKVIKKRRSNSHKGNFGRVLLIGGNKKFGGAIIMAAEGALNAGAGLVTVASDEANLTALHTRDPEIMFLNWNDELTLGQMIAKADVIVCGMGLGEDQQAQKILKLIKKQLTNKQTILYDASALDLIAKYNDLLALQAQTIILTPHQMEWERLSKIKIPDQTNINTQEILRKMFPSRNVILVLKSNHTQVYYQDKIYKNYLGNPGMATGGMGDTLAGIIGSFCGQFETSIDTVAAAVYLHSLAGDEIYKNNYLVRPTKLSASLPRLMKLHQQKS
- a CDS encoding serine hydrolase, translated to MKLSKKISFFFLTLFLFIGIATVANPSVEAATIDNYHQNNVNLDVKAAIAIDGKNGQVLYAKNANQALPVASMSKLITIYLTLQAIKDKKITWNQKVTPTKQIVKVSKNPDYSGVELNLGHTYTIRQLYQSTLIQSANGSAMLLGEAIAGSQVKFVNQMRSLLKKWGIKDAKIYTPDGLPNYTQGADAYPGASKNAENTLSASDMAIVVDKLLTDFPEVTETTKLSHLDFNDHGKVTKMTSWNWMLKGLSQYDAAFPLDGLKTGTTDAAGACFAGTMVKNGRRIITIVMGASHKDGTDPSRFVQTKKLLQYVFSNYQLYILKKNQTISGAKTVAVPEGKERTANLVLQKDTGIWLSKNEKVVGVANPKSISAPQVAGKRVGSIALKAIPSIKDADGVQLPATVKTNVEKANFFVRIWRKIFG
- a CDS encoding L,D-transpeptidase, yielding MKQNRIVIAIAVGILLIAGIVFFPKINIADTNRKVESTKVVKTSTPKKSKNVAPYKDPKDLRPEGTWKKKSEKKAHPNLQQVKNLWIRVSLKGNRTYIMSGKKPIYTMLSTGGLYHNGKSDTPTGTYYIQEERGQKFYNKKLKEGARYYVSWKDHGIYLFHSVPTKRGDKIDVKEANKLGKTQGSHGCVRLSLPDAKWLMYNVPYGTKVVVKDY
- the argS gene encoding arginine--tRNA ligase, producing MDFKQKVVDLINEQVDLPKGKINLLIERPKNEKMGDYAFPAFALAKIEHKNPVEIAKNIAENISDENFTSIQAVGPYVNFAINHEKLVKSTLEDVLTEKQNYANQKLGTGNVAIDMSSPNIAKPMSMGHLRSTVIGNSISKIMKKVGYTPIKINYLGDYGTQFGKLITAYKLWGNEEEVKKDPITNLFHYYVKFHEEAEKNPELEDEGRAWFKKLEEGDPEAVKLWKWFREVSLQEFNRIYKELDVDFDSYNGEAFFNDKMTPVVDELREKDLLHESRGAQVVDLGEDENPALILKSDGSSLYMTRDLAAALYRKNQYDFVMSLYVAGNEQSGHFKQLKQVLKKMGYDWADDIHHIPFGLITQGGKKLSTRKGNVVFLDQVLKDAVDLAQKQIEEKNPNLNDKEKVAHDVGVGAVVFHDLKNDRLDNFDFDLQEVVRFEGDTGPYVQYTNARAQSILRKANKTISMESLSLDDDWAFAVAKQLADFPTVVAKAAEKFEPSIIAKYALSLSKKFNKYYANVRILEDDEQLNARLALVQATSVVLTEALRLLGVNAPQEM
- the fba gene encoding class II fructose-1,6-bisphosphate aldolase, producing the protein MAYFVNGNEIFKAARKNHYAVGAYNTNNLEWTRALLKGAKETRTPLLIQVSTGAAKYMGGYKTVKDLVENEMDNMDIDVPVILNLDHGDYESAKECIALGYSSVMFDGHKLPVEENLEKTKEIVKLAHERGISVEAEIGKIGENQGADGGELASVEDAKAFVAAGVDKLACGIGNIHGVYPEGWKGLNFTRLKEIAEAVPNTPLVLHGGSGIPQDQIEKAIQLGIAKININTEFQLAFQAATRKYIEDKMDLDKGNKGYDPRKLLRAGTDAITASMKEMISWMGTAPIDSKESSVQFDEASLNEE
- a CDS encoding RluA family pseudouridine synthase — encoded protein: MTEYEFSLTYPLTFTPLSVDKVMRKLLIPRKWRHFLRSENKILINDKYLPLNFLVKPGDRIKILLDHVESLQHPYPPSGHLPDIIYEDKNILVINKPAGQKTHPNQGENNTALNDCSTYLGYSPYIVHRLDMLTHGLLLVAKNPAVVPILNRQLIDKTLNRQYLAKVAPDFSLPSKGTINAPIGQDPSDQRKRITLSTGLPATTHYQVLKQTTEYTLLKLQLETGRTHQIRVHLQSIGYPILGDPLYNQHYSAGQALALTAYQLSLNLPFSFKKKTISLFEAKK